The Streptomonospora litoralis genome window below encodes:
- a CDS encoding AMIN-like domain-containing (lipo)protein — protein sequence MRKSALASLPALALLLTSCGGAAAPDSPDGTGTADGPGASPTSTATQVPTTPADDAPGGNGGSGDGGGGDGNDDGASASCGITESWTLSADVDPGSSGAPVRDVRAGRHECFDRVVVDVHGTAATGFDVSYVPEVKAQGSGKPVPVAGNAALRMIVRSPAQGTPGGGTDQEPLASVGEHFVPEDGLADWGSLRSVRFAGSFEGQTTVALGAREKLPFRAFARLDEDRDVRTVVVDIAHSPN from the coding sequence ATGCGCAAGTCCGCACTTGCCAGTCTCCCCGCGCTCGCGCTGCTTCTGACGTCCTGCGGCGGCGCGGCCGCCCCGGACTCGCCGGACGGCACGGGAACGGCCGACGGTCCCGGCGCCTCGCCGACGTCCACCGCCACGCAGGTCCCCACCACGCCGGCTGACGACGCTCCGGGCGGGAACGGGGGCAGCGGCGACGGCGGCGGTGGCGACGGGAACGACGACGGCGCCTCCGCCTCCTGCGGGATCACCGAAAGCTGGACGCTGAGCGCCGATGTCGACCCCGGCAGCTCGGGCGCCCCCGTCCGCGATGTGCGCGCGGGCCGCCACGAGTGCTTCGACCGGGTGGTCGTCGACGTCCACGGCACCGCTGCGACCGGCTTCGACGTGAGCTATGTCCCCGAGGTGAAGGCCCAGGGCTCCGGCAAGCCCGTTCCGGTCGCCGGGAACGCCGCGCTGCGCATGATCGTGCGCTCGCCGGCTCAGGGGACGCCGGGCGGCGGCACCGACCAGGAGCCGCTGGCGTCGGTCGGTGAGCACTTCGTCCCCGAGGACGGGCTCGCCGACTGGGGTTCGCTGCGCTCCGTCCGCTTCGCCGGTTCCTTCGAGGGCCAGACCACCGTCGCCCTCGGCGCGCGGGAGAAGCTGCCGTTCCGCGCCTTCGCCCGGCTCGACGAGGACCGCGACGTGCGCACCGTGGTCGTCGACATCGCCCACAGCCCGAACTGA
- the gdhA gene encoding NADP-specific glutamate dehydrogenase: MTAQSPNGDGLRLTAKVFSDIERRDADQPEFRQAVHEVLESLEPALERHADYIDDRVLERLCEPERQIIFRVPWTDDAGDIRVNRGFRVEFNSALGPYKGGLRFHPSVDLGIVKFLGFEQTFKNALTGLPIGGGKGGSDFDPKGRSDAEVMRFCQSFMTELHRHLGEYTDVPAGDVGVGRREIGYLFGQYKRITNRYESGVLTGKGLNWGGSQVRTEATGYGTVYFVREMLRSRGEDLDGRRVVVSGSGNVAIYAAQKAAELGATVVALSDSGGYVVDDSGIDLDAVRDIKEARSGRIKEYLDRHNRARYVDGGNIWDVPCEIALPCATQNELDRTAAETLVRNGLVAVGEGANMPTTPEAVKVFSDAGVRFGPGKAANAGGVATSGLEMQQNASRDSWHFDYTDKRLSDIMADIHTMCSETAEAYGAPGNYVLGANIAGFIKVADTMRDLGVI, from the coding sequence ATGACGGCGCAATCCCCGAACGGCGACGGCCTGCGGCTGACCGCCAAGGTCTTCTCCGACATCGAGCGGCGCGACGCCGACCAGCCCGAGTTCCGCCAGGCTGTGCACGAGGTGCTGGAGTCGTTGGAGCCCGCCCTCGAGCGGCACGCCGACTACATCGACGACCGGGTGCTGGAGCGGTTGTGCGAGCCGGAGCGCCAGATCATCTTCCGGGTGCCCTGGACCGACGACGCCGGGGACATCCGGGTCAACCGCGGGTTCCGGGTGGAGTTCAACTCGGCGCTGGGCCCCTACAAGGGCGGGCTGCGGTTCCACCCGTCGGTGGACTTGGGCATCGTCAAGTTCCTCGGCTTCGAGCAGACGTTCAAGAACGCGCTGACCGGACTGCCGATCGGCGGCGGCAAGGGCGGCTCCGACTTCGATCCCAAGGGCCGCTCCGACGCCGAGGTGATGCGCTTCTGCCAGTCCTTCATGACCGAGCTGCACCGCCACCTCGGCGAGTACACCGACGTGCCCGCGGGCGACGTGGGCGTCGGCCGCCGCGAGATCGGCTACCTGTTCGGCCAGTACAAGCGGATCACCAACCGCTACGAGTCCGGTGTGCTCACCGGCAAGGGGCTGAACTGGGGCGGTTCGCAGGTGCGGACCGAGGCCACCGGCTACGGCACCGTGTACTTCGTCCGCGAGATGCTGCGCTCCCGCGGGGAGGACCTCGACGGCAGGCGCGTCGTCGTTTCCGGCTCCGGCAACGTGGCGATCTACGCCGCGCAGAAGGCCGCCGAACTGGGCGCGACCGTCGTCGCGCTGTCGGACTCCGGGGGCTATGTAGTCGACGATTCCGGTATCGACCTGGACGCGGTCCGCGACATCAAGGAGGCGCGGTCGGGGCGGATCAAGGAATACCTGGACCGGCACAACAGGGCCAGGTACGTCGACGGTGGCAATATCTGGGACGTGCCCTGCGAAATCGCACTGCCCTGCGCCACCCAGAACGAGCTGGACCGGACCGCGGCCGAGACGCTGGTGCGCAACGGCCTCGTGGCGGTCGGCGAGGGCGCGAACATGCCGACCACGCCCGAGGCGGTCAAGGTCTTCAGCGACGCGGGGGTGCGGTTCGGACCGGGCAAGGCGGCCAACGCCGGCGGCGTGGCCACCTCCGGGCTTGAGATGCAGCAGAACGCGTCCCGCGACTCCTGGCACTTCGACTACACCGACAAGCGGCTCTCCGACATCATGGCCGACATCCACACCATGTGCAGCGAGACCGCCGAAGCCTACGGCGCCCCCGGCAACTACGTGCTGGGCGCCAACATCGCCGGCTTCATCAAGGTCGCCGACACCATGCGCGACCTCGGCGTGATCTGA
- a CDS encoding pentapeptide repeat-containing protein — protein sequence MVHDPQAPAADGRRRLRLRADCSSCFGLCCAALPFSVSADFPVDKAAGQPCTHLQQDYGCGIHARLRDKGYRGCSVFDCFGAGQQVSQVTFEGRSWREDAGTARSMFGAFAVMRQLHELLWYLDEARGLATSAPIDAHLREVQQEAERLARADAAELAAADPSALRESAKPLLRRASALAREPEPGRDRAGADLMGAKLRGADLRGADLRGAYLIAADLRGADLRRADLLGADLRDARLAGADLTGALFLTQPQANAARGDAATRLPAPLERPDHW from the coding sequence GTGGTGCACGATCCCCAGGCACCCGCGGCCGACGGGCGTCGGCGGTTGCGGCTGCGGGCCGATTGCTCCTCGTGCTTCGGGCTGTGCTGCGCCGCGCTGCCGTTCTCGGTCTCGGCGGACTTCCCGGTGGACAAGGCAGCCGGGCAGCCCTGCACCCACCTGCAGCAGGACTACGGGTGCGGCATCCACGCCCGGCTGCGCGACAAGGGATACCGCGGATGCTCGGTGTTCGACTGCTTCGGCGCCGGGCAGCAGGTCTCGCAGGTGACGTTCGAGGGGCGGTCCTGGCGCGAGGACGCCGGCACCGCCCGCTCCATGTTCGGCGCCTTCGCGGTGATGCGCCAACTGCACGAGCTGCTGTGGTACCTGGACGAGGCGCGCGGCCTGGCCACCTCGGCGCCGATCGACGCCCACCTGCGGGAGGTACAGCAGGAAGCGGAGCGACTGGCGCGCGCCGACGCAGCGGAGTTGGCGGCCGCGGACCCGTCGGCGCTGCGGGAGAGCGCGAAGCCGCTGCTGCGGCGCGCCAGTGCGCTCGCGCGCGAGCCGGAACCCGGCCGCGACCGCGCCGGAGCGGACCTGATGGGAGCGAAGCTGCGCGGCGCCGACCTGCGCGGCGCGGACCTGCGGGGGGCCTACCTCATCGCGGCCGACCTGCGCGGCGCCGACCTGCGCCGCGCGGACCTGCTCGGGGCGGATCTGCGTGACGCGCGGCTGGCCGGGGCCGACCTCACCGGGGCGCTCTTCCTCACCCAACCCCAGGCCAACGCCGCCCGCGGCGACGCCGCCACCCGCCTGCCTGCGCCACTGGAGCGGCCGGACCACTGGTAG
- a CDS encoding MerR family transcriptional regulator has translation MRIGELSRRTGVSGPALRYYEEQGLLHPRRRSSGYREYSESDVAAVGHIRMLLAAGLGTGVIAEVLPCMASDGGYLAPGCPEITEVLVAERERISGAITALDAARQALEGIITAPVPEDADALCDADAGGAPAEQSSAERAGAG, from the coding sequence GTGCGTATCGGAGAACTTTCACGCCGCACCGGGGTCAGCGGTCCGGCCCTGCGGTACTACGAGGAGCAGGGGCTGCTGCATCCGCGGCGCCGCAGCAGCGGATACCGCGAGTACAGCGAGTCCGACGTCGCTGCGGTGGGGCACATCCGCATGCTGCTCGCGGCTGGGCTGGGAACCGGCGTCATCGCCGAGGTACTGCCCTGCATGGCCTCCGACGGCGGGTATCTGGCGCCGGGGTGTCCGGAGATAACCGAGGTGCTGGTCGCCGAGCGCGAGCGCATCAGCGGCGCGATCACCGCGTTGGACGCCGCACGCCAGGCTCTGGAGGGGATCATCACCGCCCCCGTGCCGGAGGACGCGGACGCGCTGTGCGACGCGGACGCAGGAGGCGCGCCCGCCGAGCAGTCGTCCGCCGAACGGGCCGGGGCGGGCTGA
- a CDS encoding NAD(P)-dependent oxidoreductase, whose product MTAQRSDESAHFAAPAPVTVLGLGPMGRALASAFLRAGHPTTVWNRSPAKAEALADLGAAHAATPAAAAEAAGLVVVCVLDYDAAEQILAPAADALRGRTLLNLTADTPERARAMAEWAAARGIDYLDGAVMSPAGTVGGPSAVYLYSGPGDLYDRHRPELAALGGTATHLGADHGRAATYDLALLDLFWSAMSGMAHAFALARAEGVAASELAPFAVGISELMEDIIPATAADVDAGRAPGDDAAIASAAASMAHIADAAEARGIDSALMRAAQAAARRAVEDGRGQAGWAHMTEVLAAEPAGVG is encoded by the coding sequence ATGACAGCTCAGCGATCCGACGAATCCGCCCACTTCGCCGCGCCCGCACCGGTAACGGTGCTGGGTCTGGGCCCGATGGGCCGGGCCCTGGCGAGCGCGTTCCTGCGGGCCGGCCACCCCACGACCGTATGGAACCGCTCCCCGGCCAAGGCCGAGGCCCTCGCCGACCTCGGCGCCGCGCACGCCGCCACACCGGCCGCGGCCGCCGAGGCCGCAGGTCTCGTCGTGGTATGCGTGCTCGACTACGACGCCGCCGAGCAGATCCTCGCGCCCGCCGCCGATGCGCTCCGCGGGCGCACGCTGCTCAACCTGACCGCCGATACCCCCGAGCGCGCCCGCGCGATGGCCGAGTGGGCCGCCGCCCGCGGCATCGACTACCTGGACGGTGCGGTCATGAGCCCCGCCGGGACCGTCGGCGGGCCCTCTGCGGTCTACCTTTACAGCGGCCCGGGCGATCTCTACGACCGACACCGGCCCGAGCTGGCGGCGCTCGGCGGCACCGCCACGCACCTGGGCGCCGACCACGGACGCGCGGCCACCTACGACCTTGCGCTGCTGGACCTCTTCTGGAGCGCGATGAGCGGCATGGCGCACGCGTTCGCCCTCGCCCGAGCCGAGGGGGTGGCGGCGAGCGAGCTGGCGCCGTTCGCCGTGGGAATCTCGGAACTAATGGAGGACATCATCCCCGCGACCGCGGCCGATGTCGACGCCGGCCGGGCACCCGGCGACGACGCCGCGATCGCCTCGGCCGCCGCGAGCATGGCCCACATCGCAGATGCGGCCGAGGCACGCGGCATCGACTCAGCCCTGATGCGGGCCGCCCAGGCCGCCGCCCGGCGCGCCGTGGAAGACGGCAGGGGCCAGGCGGGATGGGCACACATGACGGAGGTGCTGGCCGCAGAACCCGCCGGGGTGGGCTGA
- a CDS encoding SAM-dependent methyltransferase, protein MPHNDSAAASDRVPAPETTLDTSVPHSARVWNYWLGGKDNYAADRAAGDRFLEVFPGMAKGARASRAFLARTVRYLAGEAGIRQFLDIGTGLPTVDNTHEVAQSVAPETRIVYVDNDPLVLVHARALLTSTPEGATDYVEADLRDPETILRAADATLDLSQPVALMLMGILGHIADYDEARGIVRRLMAALPSGSHLTVNDGTNVLSEANSEAHRQYNESGAVPYIQRTPEEIGGFFEGLELVEPGVVSVTRWRPDPTPFGEPPEVDGFGAVARKA, encoded by the coding sequence GTGCCCCACAACGACTCCGCGGCCGCGTCCGACCGCGTGCCCGCCCCCGAGACGACGCTGGACACCTCCGTGCCGCACTCGGCGCGCGTGTGGAACTACTGGCTGGGCGGCAAGGACAACTACGCGGCCGATCGCGCGGCCGGCGACCGGTTCCTTGAGGTCTTCCCCGGGATGGCGAAAGGGGCGCGCGCATCACGGGCGTTCCTCGCGCGCACCGTCCGCTACCTGGCGGGCGAGGCCGGAATCCGCCAGTTCCTCGACATCGGCACCGGCCTACCCACCGTCGACAACACCCACGAGGTCGCCCAGTCCGTCGCGCCCGAAACCCGCATCGTCTACGTCGACAACGACCCGCTCGTGCTCGTCCACGCGCGCGCCCTGCTCACCAGCACTCCCGAAGGCGCCACCGACTACGTCGAGGCCGACCTGCGCGACCCCGAGACCATTCTGCGCGCAGCCGACGCGACCCTGGACCTCTCTCAGCCCGTCGCACTCATGCTGATGGGCATCCTCGGCCACATCGCCGACTACGACGAAGCCCGCGGCATCGTCCGCCGCCTCATGGCGGCGCTGCCCTCCGGCAGCCACCTGACCGTAAACGACGGCACCAACGTTCTCAGCGAGGCCAACTCCGAAGCCCACCGGCAGTACAACGAGAGCGGCGCGGTGCCTTACATCCAGCGCACCCCGGAAGAGATCGGCGGCTTCTTCGAAGGACTGGAACTCGTCGAGCCCGGGGTGGTCTCGGTCACCCGCTGGCGCCCTGACCCCACCCCCTTCGGCGAGCCGCCCGAGGTCGACGGATTCGGAGCGGTGGCACGCAAGGCCTGA
- a CDS encoding alpha/beta hydrolase family protein, whose amino-acid sequence MFVSHAAPEQPEATAASDSTSAAPGPLRSAGRTAGRVTAALALALSGVAAVGAPAQAESFERGPDPTEDSIEASTGPFDTADEDVSSLVSGFGGGTIYYPTDDSQTYGGVVVAPGYTASSTSMSWIGDRLASQGFVVFTIDTNSRYDQPSSRGRQIGAALDYLADRSDVSDIVDGDRMAAMGHSMGGGGTLEISEDRPELQAAIPLTPWNLDKTWGGVQVPTMIIGAENDSIASVSSHSIPFYESLSGSLDKAYLELDGASHFAPNMDNTTIAKYSISWLKRFVDNDTRYEQFLCPAPSTGWGSDISEYRDTCPH is encoded by the coding sequence ATGTTCGTTTCGCATGCCGCCCCCGAGCAGCCGGAGGCGACCGCCGCGTCCGACTCCACCTCCGCCGCCCCCGGTCCTCTGCGCAGCGCAGGCCGCACCGCGGGGCGGGTCACCGCCGCCCTCGCACTGGCCCTCAGCGGTGTCGCCGCCGTCGGCGCGCCGGCCCAGGCCGAGTCCTTCGAGCGCGGCCCCGATCCCACCGAGGACAGCATCGAGGCGTCCACCGGCCCGTTCGACACCGCCGACGAGGACGTCTCCTCGCTGGTGAGCGGTTTCGGCGGCGGCACGATCTACTACCCCACCGACGACAGCCAGACCTACGGCGGAGTGGTGGTCGCCCCGGGCTACACCGCGAGCTCCACATCCATGTCCTGGATCGGTGACCGGCTGGCCTCGCAGGGCTTCGTCGTCTTCACCATCGACACCAACTCCCGCTACGACCAGCCCTCCAGCCGCGGACGCCAGATCGGCGCCGCGCTGGATTACCTGGCCGACCGCAGCGACGTCTCCGACATCGTCGACGGCGACCGGATGGCGGCCATGGGCCACTCCATGGGCGGCGGCGGCACCCTGGAGATCAGCGAGGACCGGCCCGAGCTGCAGGCGGCCATCCCGCTGACGCCGTGGAACCTGGACAAGACCTGGGGCGGCGTGCAGGTGCCGACGATGATCATCGGTGCGGAGAACGACTCGATCGCCTCGGTCTCCTCGCACTCCATCCCCTTCTACGAGTCGCTGTCCGGCTCGCTGGACAAGGCGTACCTGGAACTGGACGGCGCGAGCCACTTCGCGCCGAACATGGACAACACCACGATCGCCAAGTACAGCATCTCCTGGCTGAAGCGGTTCGTGGACAACGACACCCGCTACGAGCAGTTCCTGTGCCCCGCACCGAGCACCGGCTGGGGCTCGGACATCTCCGAATACCGCGACACCTGCCCGCACTAG
- a CDS encoding glycine betaine ABC transporter substrate-binding protein, with amino-acid sequence MSDRKRSSKLIGVGAAAASLVLMVSACGGGSEGGVSTGPTEEEGGGGKTITIGLIPWEEDIAVTHLWKAVLEEKGYTVKLQNVDVAPVFEGTANGDIDMFMDTWLPNTHGEYWEQYGDKLEDLGAWNEEASLELTVPSYMEDINSIEDLKGNADTFNGEIIGIESGSGLVQTTEEDAIPTYGLGDDYKLVKSSTPAMLEELNTAIEEEEPIVVTLWRPHIVYSQQDLKDLEDPEGAMGEPESMHTVGRPGFSEDFPKVSDWMGDFKLSSEQIQSLETQVILEHEGEETEGAKAWLAENPDYLNEVMGSDAEGLDFSS; translated from the coding sequence GTGAGCGACCGCAAACGCTCCAGCAAGCTGATCGGAGTCGGTGCAGCGGCCGCGTCGCTGGTGCTGATGGTGAGCGCCTGCGGCGGAGGCAGTGAGGGTGGCGTGTCCACGGGCCCGACAGAAGAAGAGGGCGGCGGTGGCAAGACCATCACCATCGGCCTCATTCCGTGGGAAGAGGACATCGCGGTCACGCACCTGTGGAAGGCCGTTCTGGAGGAGAAGGGCTACACGGTCAAGCTGCAGAACGTCGACGTCGCGCCGGTCTTCGAGGGAACAGCCAACGGTGACATCGACATGTTCATGGACACCTGGCTGCCCAACACCCACGGCGAGTACTGGGAGCAGTACGGCGACAAGCTGGAGGATCTCGGCGCCTGGAACGAGGAAGCGAGCCTGGAGCTGACGGTGCCGTCCTACATGGAGGACATCAACAGCATCGAGGACCTCAAGGGCAACGCCGACACCTTCAACGGCGAGATCATCGGTATCGAGTCCGGCTCCGGTCTGGTGCAGACCACCGAGGAGGACGCGATCCCGACCTACGGTCTCGGCGATGACTACAAGCTGGTCAAGTCCTCCACCCCGGCGATGCTGGAAGAGCTCAACACCGCCATCGAGGAGGAGGAGCCGATCGTCGTGACGCTGTGGCGTCCGCACATCGTCTACTCCCAGCAGGACCTCAAGGACCTGGAGGACCCCGAGGGCGCGATGGGCGAGCCCGAGTCCATGCACACCGTCGGCCGTCCCGGCTTCAGCGAGGACTTCCCGAAGGTGTCCGACTGGATGGGCGACTTCAAGCTGAGCAGTGAGCAGATCCAGTCCCTGGAGACCCAGGTCATCCTGGAGCACGAGGGTGAGGAGACCGAGGGCGCCAAGGCCTGGCTGGCCGAGAACCCCGACTACCTCAACGAGGTCATGGGCAGCGACGCCGAGGGGCTGGACTTCAGCTCCTAA
- a CDS encoding ABC transporter permease, which produces MNLLSFAVPVPRIPVGETFDAAIEWLRANFSAVFDFIGMIIETCVDTLFLLLSEPSATQFTLLAAAVTAGGLLARKRHVPTLIAVAIWVGFYIAELTAGLAATVVGSLPAPLFLWAMNLFGSSYVYPPLVLALLLLAALVAISFTDLRDRRQQILAGASVAALVAVLVLHFIVGVQLSLITAALLAALAYFVAGWGVAVFGVLGFLLIISMDSWENAMSSLSLILVATLVAVVVSLPIGVLAAQSRHVSTAVKPVLDFMQTLPAFVYLLPAIAFFSIGTVPGVIATVIFAMPPGVRLTELGIRQVDKELVEAGEAFGAPDWQILQRIQLPLALATIMAGINQIIMLSLSMVVIAGMVGAGGLGNDVYTGIAQGDVPIGFEGGIAVVVLAIFLDRLTGAVTRFSPAARAQRAAA; this is translated from the coding sequence GTGAACCTCCTGTCCTTCGCGGTTCCCGTGCCGCGCATCCCCGTCGGCGAGACCTTCGACGCCGCCATCGAGTGGCTGCGCGCGAACTTCTCGGCCGTGTTCGACTTCATCGGCATGATCATCGAGACCTGTGTCGACACGCTCTTCCTGCTGTTGAGTGAGCCTTCGGCCACCCAGTTCACGCTGCTGGCCGCCGCGGTGACCGCCGGCGGGCTGCTGGCGCGCAAGCGCCACGTACCCACATTGATTGCGGTGGCGATCTGGGTCGGTTTCTATATCGCCGAATTGACGGCGGGACTGGCGGCGACGGTCGTCGGTTCGCTACCCGCCCCGCTGTTCCTGTGGGCGATGAACCTGTTCGGCTCCAGCTACGTCTATCCGCCGCTGGTGCTTGCGCTGCTGCTGCTCGCCGCGCTGGTGGCCATCAGCTTCACCGACCTGCGCGACCGCAGACAGCAGATTCTCGCCGGGGCGTCGGTCGCTGCGCTGGTGGCGGTCCTCGTCCTGCACTTCATCGTGGGTGTGCAGCTCTCCCTGATCACCGCCGCGCTGCTGGCGGCGCTGGCCTACTTCGTCGCCGGCTGGGGCGTGGCTGTGTTCGGAGTCCTGGGCTTCCTGCTGATCATCAGCATGGATAGCTGGGAGAACGCGATGAGCAGCCTGTCGCTGATCCTCGTGGCGACCCTGGTCGCCGTCGTGGTCTCGCTGCCCATCGGCGTGCTGGCCGCGCAGAGCCGCCACGTGAGCACCGCCGTCAAGCCGGTGCTGGACTTCATGCAGACGCTGCCCGCGTTCGTCTACCTGCTTCCGGCGATCGCGTTCTTCAGCATCGGCACCGTGCCCGGCGTCATCGCGACGGTCATCTTCGCGATGCCCCCCGGCGTCCGGCTGACCGAGCTGGGCATCCGCCAGGTCGACAAGGAGCTGGTGGAGGCCGGCGAAGCCTTCGGGGCGCCCGACTGGCAGATCCTGCAGCGCATCCAGCTGCCGCTGGCGCTGGCCACGATCATGGCCGGCATCAACCAGATCATCATGCTGAGCCTGTCGATGGTCGTCATCGCGGGCATGGTCGGCGCCGGCGGTCTGGGCAACGACGTCTACACCGGCATCGCCCAGGGCGACGTGCCGATCGGCTTCGAAGGCGGCATCGCCGTGGTCGTGCTGGCCATCTTCCTGGACCGGCTGACCGGTGCCGTCACCCGCTTCTCTCCCGCGGCCCGCGCACAGCGCGCGGCCGCCTGA
- a CDS encoding quaternary amine ABC transporter ATP-binding protein, whose translation MFGRRSARAVELLEDGRHRDEIKSLNVTAAVVDVSFEVQPGEIFVVMGLSGSGKSTLIRMLNGLLPQTAGSVEIGGTDITKLGKSGLRKLRSEKVSMVFQHFALFPHRTVLDNAAYGLEVRGVAKPERETKAREALAMVGLDGWELKVPGQLSGGMQQRVGLARALAADTDLILMDEAFSALDPLIRRDMQSQLLELQERLGKTIVFITHDLNEAMRLGDRICVLRDGRVAQIGTAEEILNDPANDYVAQFVEDVDRTRVLTASSVMEAPIPVIDPGQGPRTALRTMRENQTTSAFVVHRNRKLVGAVREDAIGEAVRKDAKNLDGIVETGIERVHTDTPVADMFAQAAQSSYPLAVIDDDERLVGVIPRVTLLAALASTNGGEDGGSTEHGSAAGKTGDSATAGSEPAIGASGKTDAAAEDAEASGGKPRSAAETESEPGDDAPATEGSRQ comes from the coding sequence ATTTTCGGTAGGCGGTCCGCCAGGGCCGTCGAACTGCTGGAGGACGGCCGGCACCGCGACGAGATCAAGTCGCTGAACGTCACCGCCGCTGTGGTCGACGTCTCGTTCGAGGTCCAACCCGGAGAGATCTTCGTGGTCATGGGGCTTTCCGGCTCCGGCAAGTCCACGCTGATCCGGATGCTCAACGGCCTCCTCCCGCAGACCGCCGGCTCGGTCGAGATCGGGGGGACCGACATCACCAAGCTGGGCAAGTCGGGTCTGCGGAAGCTGCGCAGCGAGAAGGTCAGCATGGTCTTCCAGCACTTCGCGCTGTTCCCGCACCGCACCGTGCTCGACAACGCCGCCTACGGCCTGGAGGTCCGCGGCGTGGCCAAGCCCGAGCGCGAGACCAAGGCCCGCGAGGCGCTGGCGATGGTCGGCCTGGACGGCTGGGAGCTGAAGGTTCCCGGCCAGCTCTCCGGCGGCATGCAGCAGCGCGTCGGCCTGGCGCGCGCCCTGGCCGCCGACACCGACCTCATCCTGATGGACGAGGCTTTCAGCGCCCTGGACCCGCTGATCCGGCGCGACATGCAGTCGCAGCTGCTGGAGCTGCAGGAGCGCCTGGGCAAGACCATCGTCTTCATCACCCACGACCTCAACGAGGCCATGCGCCTGGGTGACCGGATCTGCGTGCTGCGCGACGGCCGCGTCGCCCAGATCGGCACCGCCGAGGAGATCCTCAACGACCCGGCCAACGACTACGTGGCCCAGTTCGTCGAGGACGTCGACCGGACCCGCGTGCTCACGGCCTCGTCGGTCATGGAGGCGCCCATTCCGGTCATCGACCCCGGGCAGGGGCCGCGAACCGCGCTGCGCACCATGCGGGAGAACCAGACGACTTCGGCGTTCGTGGTCCACCGCAACCGCAAACTGGTCGGCGCCGTGCGCGAGGACGCCATCGGTGAGGCCGTGCGCAAGGACGCCAAGAACCTCGACGGAATCGTCGAGACCGGCATCGAGCGTGTGCACACCGACACCCCGGTCGCCGACATGTTCGCCCAGGCCGCCCAGAGCTCCTACCCGCTGGCCGTGATCGACGACGACGAGCGGCTCGTGGGCGTCATCCCCCGCGTCACCCTGCTGGCCGCGCTCGCCTCCACGAACGGCGGCGAGGACGGCGGGAGCACCGAGCACGGCTCGGCGGCCGGAAAGACCGGCGACTCCGCCACCGCCGGCTCCGAGCCGGCGATCGGCGCGAGCGGCAAGACCGACGCGGCCGCGGAGGACGCGGAGGCCTCGGGCGGCAAGCCGCGGAGCGCTGCGGAGACCGAGTCCGAACCGGGTGACGACGCCCCGGCCACCGAAGGGAGCCGGCAGTGA
- a CDS encoding rhomboid family intramembrane serine protease has translation MTHSRIVGFLTVAAMLAAMWVLEIIDAFLFGGRLDLVFGLRAWNFDNAWTLVTAPFMHAGLAHLMSNSVPFLVLGALVAFGGVGRFVWTTLIVMAVSGIGVWLLTGPGALTVGASGLVFGYFGYTVLRGIVERRTVDIVIMICVLIFYGTLIWGVLPQQEGVSWQAHLFGFLGGLFAAYVLPKRERSRAVDRGYGGYPGAGGRGGYGSYGGYGGHPR, from the coding sequence GTGACGCATTCACGGATAGTCGGGTTCCTCACGGTCGCCGCGATGCTCGCCGCGATGTGGGTCCTCGAGATCATCGACGCCTTCCTCTTCGGGGGGCGGCTCGACCTCGTGTTCGGACTGCGGGCCTGGAACTTCGACAACGCCTGGACTCTGGTCACCGCGCCGTTCATGCACGCGGGGCTCGCGCACCTGATGAGCAATTCGGTGCCGTTCCTGGTGCTGGGGGCGCTCGTGGCGTTCGGCGGCGTAGGCCGATTCGTCTGGACGACCCTCATCGTGATGGCTGTCAGCGGGATCGGCGTATGGCTGCTGACAGGTCCGGGCGCGCTGACCGTCGGTGCCAGCGGTCTGGTGTTCGGCTACTTCGGCTACACGGTGCTGCGCGGGATCGTCGAGCGGCGCACGGTCGACATCGTGATCATGATCTGCGTCCTGATCTTCTACGGCACCCTCATCTGGGGAGTGCTGCCCCAGCAGGAGGGCGTCTCCTGGCAGGCCCACCTCTTCGGTTTCCTGGGCGGCCTGTTCGCGGCCTACGTGCTGCCCAAGCGCGAGCGCTCCCGCGCGGTCGATCGCGGCTACGGCGGCTACCCGGGCGCCGGTGGTCGCGGCGGATACGGCAGCTACGGGGGTTACGGCGGCCACCCTCGCTAG